A genomic stretch from Vibrio neptunius includes:
- a CDS encoding flagellar basal body rod protein FlgF, which produces MDRALFLAMSGAKQNMQAMQLRANNLANVSTTGFRADLAQARSMQAYGDGMPSRVFSMTERPGHNFQQGSVITTGRDLDVTIQDQGWISVLDNTGKEGLTRNGNMNVDVNGMLTTGNGNLVLGETGAPITIPIPVSKIEVGTDGTISVVPQGAPADAIEIVDRIKLTSTNNQSLYKDVNGLFRAKDPNAAYEMDAGVKLLTGALEGSNVNAIGEMTNLIDLQRQFEMQVKMMSTAEEMDKSSNSLLRMS; this is translated from the coding sequence ATGGATCGTGCACTGTTTCTTGCTATGAGTGGCGCAAAGCAGAATATGCAGGCTATGCAGCTTAGAGCGAACAACCTAGCAAACGTCAGCACCACAGGTTTCCGTGCTGACTTGGCGCAAGCCCGTTCTATGCAAGCCTACGGTGATGGTATGCCAAGCCGTGTCTTCAGCATGACAGAGCGTCCGGGCCATAATTTTCAGCAAGGTAGCGTGATTACCACAGGACGGGACTTAGATGTCACCATTCAGGATCAAGGTTGGATCTCCGTTCTTGATAACACAGGTAAAGAAGGCCTGACACGCAATGGCAACATGAATGTTGATGTTAATGGCATGCTGACAACGGGGAATGGCAACTTAGTCTTGGGAGAGACTGGAGCACCAATTACGATACCTATCCCAGTTAGCAAGATTGAAGTCGGTACAGACGGTACGATTTCTGTGGTTCCGCAAGGTGCGCCAGCAGACGCGATTGAAATCGTCGATCGAATTAAGCTTACCAGTACCAATAACCAGTCACTTTACAAAGATGTCAACGGGTTATTCCGTGCCAAAGATCCTAATGCCGCATACGAAATGGATGCCGGCGTCAAACTGCTGACCGGTGCGTTGGAAGGCAGTAACGTCAATGCAATTGGCGAAATGACCAATCTGATTGACCTCCAGCGTCAGTTCGAGATGCAGGTCAAGATGATGAGTACAGCAGAAGAGATGGACAAATCGTCTAATTCACTGCTTCGCATGAGCTAA
- the flgG gene encoding flagellar basal-body rod protein FlgG, with protein sequence MHPALWVSKTGLDAQQTNISTISNNLANASTVGYKKSRAVFEDLFYQNINQPGGQSSQNTELPSGLMLGAGSKVVATQKVHTQGNTQTTNNSLDMMIEGDGFFQILMPDGNIGYSRNGQFTVNDEGVVVTSGAGYPLEPEIAIPEDAISITIGTDGEVSVRVRGQQDNQVVGQIATVDFVNPGGLEPIGQNLYLPTGASGDPQEGVPGFDGFGDIRQSMLETSNVNVTEELVNMIEAQRVYEMNSKVISAVDKMMSFVNQQL encoded by the coding sequence ATGCATCCGGCATTATGGGTAAGTAAAACGGGCCTAGACGCTCAGCAAACCAATATTTCAACGATTTCGAACAATTTGGCGAACGCCTCAACAGTGGGCTACAAAAAAAGCCGTGCGGTATTCGAAGATTTGTTCTATCAAAACATCAACCAGCCTGGTGGTCAGTCTTCGCAAAACACAGAACTGCCAAGCGGCTTGATGCTGGGTGCAGGCTCAAAAGTCGTTGCGACGCAAAAAGTTCATACTCAAGGCAACACTCAGACCACGAATAATAGTCTCGATATGATGATCGAAGGTGATGGTTTCTTCCAGATCCTAATGCCAGACGGCAACATTGGTTATAGCCGTAATGGCCAATTCACCGTTAATGACGAAGGTGTCGTAGTGACATCTGGTGCAGGCTACCCACTCGAGCCAGAAATTGCCATTCCTGAAGATGCGATAAGTATTACGATCGGTACGGATGGTGAGGTGTCTGTGCGAGTGCGTGGTCAGCAAGACAACCAAGTCGTTGGTCAGATAGCAACCGTAGATTTTGTTAACCCCGGAGGCCTCGAGCCTATTGGACAAAACCTATACTTGCCGACTGGTGCAAGCGGCGATCCTCAAGAAGGGGTTCCCGGCTTTGATGGCTTTGGTGATATCCGTCAATCCATGTTGGAAACGTCGAACGTAAATGTCACCGAAGAACTGGTGAATATGATAGAAGCTCAACGTGTTTATGAGATGAACTCAAAAGTAATCTCAGCTGTTGATAAGATGATGAGCTTCGTTAACCAGCAGCTATAA
- the flgH gene encoding flagellar basal body L-ring protein FlgH: MNRLLTITAIALLSGCSMLEAPIESSDVVQGTTTVDAVEGDKSQDGSSGIIDSLRGRTDPVAGDPAWAPIHPKHKPEHYAAETGSLFNTTQATSLYDDSKPRGVGDIITVTLDENTKAAKSSDADLSKNNDASMDPLEVGGQQLNIGDYNFSYNLSNDNKFSGSAAANQSNSISGSITVEVVEVLANGNLVIRGEKWLTLNTGDEYIRLSGTIRPDDISYENTIASNRISNARIRYSGTGTQQDMQEPGFLARFFNVAL; this comes from the coding sequence ATGAATCGCTTACTGACCATAACAGCTATCGCTCTACTATCAGGCTGTTCAATGCTGGAAGCACCCATTGAGTCATCGGATGTTGTTCAGGGGACGACGACGGTCGATGCCGTTGAAGGGGATAAATCCCAAGACGGAAGCTCTGGTATTATTGACTCCCTTCGTGGAAGAACCGATCCCGTAGCAGGTGACCCTGCTTGGGCGCCAATCCATCCAAAGCATAAACCAGAGCATTATGCGGCAGAAACAGGGTCTCTTTTCAATACGACTCAGGCGACTAGTCTTTATGATGATTCCAAACCGCGTGGTGTGGGTGACATCATTACTGTGACTTTAGATGAAAATACCAAAGCTGCAAAAAGCTCCGATGCGGATTTGTCGAAAAACAATGATGCGTCAATGGATCCACTAGAAGTGGGTGGTCAGCAACTTAACATTGGTGATTACAACTTCTCGTACAATTTGAGCAATGATAACAAGTTCAGTGGCAGTGCGGCCGCAAACCAGAGTAACAGTATTTCCGGTTCAATTACTGTTGAAGTGGTTGAAGTACTAGCAAACGGCAATTTGGTGATTCGTGGTGAAAAATGGTTAACGCTCAATACTGGGGATGAATATATCCGTCTAAGCGGCACAATTCGCCCAGATGATATTTCCTATGAGAATACAATAGCCTCGAACCGCATCTCTAACGCTAGAATTCGCTATTCAGGTACTGGCACTCAACAAGATATGCAAGAACCTGGATTCTTGGCACGATTCTTTAATGTGGCTTTATAA
- a CDS encoding flagellar basal body P-ring protein FlgI yields MKKLFLLLISMIIVSTHAYAARIKDVSQVAGVRSNQLVGYGLVTGLPGTGESTPFTDQSFNAMLENFGIQLPPGTKPKSKNVAAVIVTADLAAFSKQGQTIDVTVSSIGSAKSLRGGTLMQTMLKGLDGQIYAVAQGNLVVSGFSATGADGSKIVGNNPTAGMISNGAIVEREIPSPFARGDYITFNLLESDFTTAQRMADAVNNFLGPQMAQAIDATSVKVRAPRDISQRVSFLSAIENLEFNPAEGSAKIIVNSRTGTIVVGKHVRLKPAAVTHGGMTVAIKENLNVSQPNAFGGGETVVTPDTDIEVTEEQGKMFKFEPGLTLDDLVRAVNEVGAAPSDLMAILQALKQAGAIEGQLIVI; encoded by the coding sequence ATGAAGAAGCTATTTTTGTTACTGATCAGCATGATTATTGTATCGACGCACGCTTACGCTGCACGTATCAAAGACGTGTCGCAAGTCGCAGGGGTACGTAGTAACCAATTGGTTGGCTACGGTTTGGTCACTGGATTACCTGGTACCGGGGAGTCGACGCCTTTTACTGATCAAAGCTTTAACGCCATGCTCGAAAATTTTGGTATTCAGCTTCCCCCTGGCACTAAACCGAAATCAAAGAACGTCGCAGCCGTCATTGTTACTGCTGACTTAGCCGCTTTTTCTAAGCAAGGCCAGACCATCGACGTCACTGTTTCATCTATCGGTTCAGCGAAAAGCTTGCGTGGCGGCACCTTGATGCAGACGATGCTAAAAGGTCTTGATGGGCAAATTTATGCCGTTGCTCAAGGTAATTTGGTCGTCAGTGGTTTTAGTGCGACTGGAGCGGATGGTTCAAAAATTGTCGGTAATAATCCAACGGCGGGCATGATTTCTAATGGTGCGATCGTTGAACGTGAAATTCCATCACCATTTGCTCGCGGAGATTACATTACCTTTAACTTATTAGAATCTGATTTCACGACTGCGCAGCGTATGGCAGATGCGGTCAACAACTTTCTTGGTCCACAAATGGCTCAAGCGATTGACGCCACTTCCGTTAAAGTTCGTGCTCCACGTGATATCTCTCAACGAGTCTCGTTCCTGTCTGCAATTGAGAACCTCGAATTTAACCCTGCTGAAGGTTCTGCAAAAATTATCGTCAACTCACGTACTGGTACCATTGTTGTTGGCAAGCATGTTCGACTCAAACCAGCGGCTGTGACTCATGGCGGAATGACTGTTGCTATCAAAGAAAATCTTAATGTTAGTCAGCCAAACGCGTTTGGTGGTGGCGAGACAGTCGTTACGCCAGACACGGATATTGAAGTGACCGAAGAGCAAGGAAAAATGTTTAAGTTCGAACCAGGACTGACGCTAGATGATCTCGTTCGTGCGGTTAACGAAGTCGGAGCTGCGCCGTCAGATCTTATGGCTATTCTCCAAGCGCTCAAACAAGCAGGTGCCATTGAAGGTCAGTTGATCGTAATCTAA
- the flgJ gene encoding flagellar assembly peptidoglycan hydrolase FlgJ: MINNGKDIGFIHDIANLDKLRQKAVDGDENSEREALSAAAKQFEAIFTSMLFKSMRDANSTFESGLMDSQNQQFYRQMMDEQMASELSSSGSLGLADMIVAQLTSGSVENPNAATREADFEALMNKIDHVRQSRRENPQLEPVASSAPTSTSFESPESFVTSMKPYADKAARALGVDSSLLLAQAALETGWGQKMVSNGRGSSNNLFNIKADKSWSGDKVATQTLEYHQGVPVKEKAAFRSYANFEESFNDYVRFLNDNPRYTMALRHQGNNEQFIHGIHQAGYATDPQYADKVLRVKAQIDQM, translated from the coding sequence ATGATTAACAATGGAAAAGATATCGGGTTTATTCACGATATCGCTAATCTCGACAAATTACGTCAAAAAGCGGTCGATGGAGATGAAAACAGTGAAAGGGAAGCACTGAGTGCAGCCGCGAAGCAGTTCGAAGCTATCTTTACTTCTATGCTGTTTAAGTCGATGCGTGATGCGAACTCGACATTTGAATCTGGCCTGATGGACAGCCAAAATCAGCAATTTTATCGCCAGATGATGGATGAGCAAATGGCGAGTGAACTCAGTTCCTCTGGCTCTCTTGGGTTAGCAGATATGATAGTAGCTCAGCTCACTTCAGGATCAGTGGAAAACCCTAATGCCGCCACTCGCGAAGCCGATTTTGAGGCTTTGATGAACAAAATTGACCATGTTCGTCAATCTCGCCGAGAGAACCCTCAACTTGAGCCTGTTGCTTCCAGTGCCCCAACATCGACTTCATTCGAGTCTCCGGAGTCTTTCGTAACCTCAATGAAACCGTATGCTGATAAAGCAGCACGAGCACTAGGCGTAGACTCATCTTTGCTATTGGCTCAGGCAGCGTTGGAAACGGGATGGGGGCAAAAGATGGTCAGTAATGGTCGTGGTAGCAGCAACAATTTGTTTAACATCAAAGCTGACAAGAGCTGGAGCGGAGATAAAGTGGCGACACAAACCCTTGAATATCATCAAGGTGTTCCGGTAAAAGAAAAGGCGGCGTTTCGTTCGTACGCTAACTTTGAAGAAAGCTTTAATGATTATGTACGCTTCTTGAATGACAACCCTCGCTATACAATGGCGCTTCGTCATCAAGGTAACAATGAACAGTTTATTCACGGTATTCATCAGGCAGGTTATGCGACCGACCCGCAGTATGCAGATAAGGTACTAAGGGTTAAAGCGCAAATCGATCAGATGTAA
- the flgK gene encoding flagellar hook-associated protein FlgK: MASDLLNLGSQSVLTAQRQLNTTGHNISNVNTEGYSRQSVIQGANMPRQYGGETYGMGVHVEKVRRSWDQFAVNEMNISTTNYAHKVDDEANLEMLSNMLSSVASKKIPENLNEWFDAVKSLADSPNDVGARKVVLEKADLITQNLNDFHETIRRQSDVTNKKLDLGIERVNQLALEIRDLHRLMMRTPGPHNDLMDQHEKLITELSEYTKVTVTPRKNAEGFNVHIGNGHTLVSGTEASQLKMIDGYPDVHQRRLAMIEGKGIKAITTKDIDGKLGAMLTMRDEKIPYLMDELGRMATAFSYDVNELQSQGLDLRGNIGGLVFTDVNSEVVAKSRVITSSNSTADLEVYIEDTNKLVGGQYSLQFNGGDYYITRPNGDMSIVPVVGNSISLDGIRIDINNGLQAGERVLIRPTRNGAAQMKMATNDPSAIAAQSYEASTTFAQGSATFSIDTAGDLREFEVIISPDGKQFAVTDTKGKILLQPQAYPPTGPVTVQGTTFELSAGAIANDKFTANLVPSEGDNGNLLKMQNIQTNKHLNDGESTVLDIYHNLNTDVGLQMSTASRLTDVSRLEKEAAQERVASISGVNLDEEAANMMKFQQAYMASSRIMQAANDTFNTILALR; encoded by the coding sequence ATGGCGTCTGATCTTCTGAATCTTGGTTCGCAAAGCGTACTGACGGCTCAGAGACAACTTAACACCACGGGCCATAACATCTCTAATGTCAATACAGAGGGTTATAGCCGTCAGTCGGTGATCCAAGGTGCGAATATGCCACGCCAATATGGTGGGGAAACCTATGGCATGGGCGTGCATGTGGAAAAAGTTCGCCGCTCTTGGGATCAATTTGCCGTCAACGAGATGAACATCTCAACGACGAATTACGCGCACAAGGTCGATGATGAGGCTAATCTAGAAATGTTATCCAACATGCTGTCATCGGTCGCTTCGAAAAAAATCCCTGAAAACCTCAATGAATGGTTTGATGCTGTCAAGTCATTAGCTGATAGTCCCAATGACGTTGGGGCACGAAAAGTGGTGCTGGAAAAAGCGGATTTGATCACCCAAAACCTCAATGACTTTCACGAAACGATACGTCGGCAGTCAGATGTTACGAACAAAAAACTTGATCTCGGTATTGAACGAGTCAACCAGCTCGCTTTGGAAATCAGAGACTTACATCGCTTGATGATGCGTACTCCTGGCCCGCATAATGATTTAATGGATCAGCATGAGAAGCTAATAACAGAGTTGTCCGAATACACTAAGGTGACGGTAACGCCGCGTAAAAACGCAGAAGGTTTTAACGTTCATATTGGTAATGGACACACCCTAGTCTCAGGCACTGAGGCTAGCCAGTTGAAAATGATTGATGGCTATCCTGATGTTCATCAGCGTCGTTTAGCAATGATAGAAGGCAAAGGCATTAAAGCCATCACCACGAAAGACATTGATGGCAAACTCGGTGCGATGCTGACGATGCGTGATGAGAAGATCCCTTATCTGATGGATGAATTAGGTAGGATGGCGACCGCTTTTTCTTATGATGTGAACGAACTTCAATCTCAAGGTTTAGATCTCAGAGGTAACATCGGTGGGTTAGTCTTTACCGACGTAAACTCTGAAGTGGTGGCTAAGTCTCGTGTTATCACCTCTTCTAACTCTACTGCTGATCTTGAAGTATACATCGAAGACACCAATAAATTGGTGGGTGGCCAGTATTCACTTCAATTTAATGGTGGTGACTACTACATAACGCGTCCAAATGGTGATATGTCGATTGTTCCTGTGGTCGGAAACTCAATATCGCTCGATGGTATTCGCATTGACATCAACAACGGTCTACAGGCGGGTGAGCGAGTATTGATCAGACCGACCCGCAATGGGGCTGCGCAAATGAAGATGGCAACCAATGACCCTTCTGCTATTGCTGCACAGAGTTACGAAGCCTCAACGACGTTTGCTCAGGGAAGCGCCACCTTTTCTATTGATACAGCGGGTGACTTACGCGAATTTGAGGTGATTATTTCACCAGATGGCAAGCAGTTTGCCGTCACAGACACCAAAGGTAAGATTCTACTTCAACCTCAGGCTTACCCACCTACAGGGCCTGTGACCGTGCAAGGTACCACGTTTGAGTTGTCTGCAGGGGCGATTGCTAATGACAAGTTCACGGCAAACCTTGTCCCATCCGAAGGTGATAACGGCAACTTACTGAAAATGCAGAATATCCAGACCAACAAGCACCTCAATGATGGTGAATCAACGGTATTGGATATCTACCATAACCTGAATACTGATGTAGGCCTGCAAATGTCCACGGCGTCTCGCTTAACCGACGTATCGCGTCTGGAGAAAGAAGCCGCGCAAGAAAGGGTCGCTTCTATCTCTGGGGTTAACCTTGATGAAGAAGCTGCCAACATGATGAAGTTTCAGCAGGCTTACATGGCATCATCTCGCATTATGCAAGCGGCGAACGATACCTTTAACACCATATTGGCGTTGAGATAG
- the flgL gene encoding flagellar hook-associated protein FlgL, translating into MMNRISSFHNYQSVQNDLRRQEAKVHHNQAQLASGKKLMRASDDPLATHYIQNIGQQKEQLRQFTDAIVLSRNRLEHHEVIISNAEQYADEAKRTVMEMINGSLSPEDRIAKRRELLEISNNFLNLSNVQDESGNYIFAGTKPKNQPFFRDKDGDVVYAGDDYQRKMKISNSLEMPINDPGSKLFMEIDNPYGDFEPQYDLKGVSELLLERAINTNPDDQSTYKVTFVDMPDGNYGYQLERDGAVVKADNFDPAIGIKFEDVTIQVKGQITKGDAITLEPRKTYSIFDTFKQAMKLAEGSVSDTSNTAELHQITQEFHAAFIHLNKARTDVGARLSTLDIQEEQHDDFKMTLAKSKSNFEDLDYADAIIEFNENSRALQASQQAFGKTKDLTLFNYI; encoded by the coding sequence ATGATGAATCGTATTTCCAGCTTCCATAACTATCAATCGGTACAGAATGATCTACGCCGCCAGGAAGCCAAAGTTCACCACAATCAAGCTCAGCTAGCTTCGGGTAAGAAGTTAATGCGAGCCAGTGATGATCCGTTAGCGACGCATTACATCCAAAACATTGGTCAACAGAAAGAGCAGTTACGCCAGTTTACCGATGCGATTGTACTTAGTCGCAACCGTCTAGAGCACCATGAAGTAATTATTTCCAATGCGGAACAGTATGCTGATGAAGCCAAGCGTACGGTCATGGAGATGATTAATGGTTCTTTATCACCTGAAGATCGAATCGCGAAGCGCCGTGAGTTGTTGGAAATTTCGAATAATTTCCTCAATCTTTCCAATGTGCAAGATGAATCAGGTAACTATATTTTTGCGGGGACTAAGCCGAAAAACCAGCCGTTTTTCCGTGATAAAGATGGTGATGTGGTTTACGCCGGTGATGATTACCAACGTAAGATGAAGATCTCTAACAGCTTGGAAATGCCCATCAATGATCCGGGCAGCAAGCTGTTTATGGAAATCGACAACCCTTATGGAGACTTTGAGCCTCAATATGACCTCAAAGGTGTTTCTGAGCTATTGCTCGAGCGCGCGATCAATACTAATCCCGATGATCAATCGACTTACAAAGTGACGTTTGTTGATATGCCCGATGGTAATTATGGCTATCAGCTTGAGCGTGATGGAGCGGTCGTGAAAGCAGATAATTTTGATCCTGCAATTGGGATTAAGTTTGAAGACGTCACGATTCAGGTTAAGGGCCAGATCACCAAAGGGGATGCGATTACCTTAGAGCCGCGAAAAACGTACAGTATCTTCGACACGTTTAAGCAAGCGATGAAATTAGCAGAAGGGTCAGTATCTGATACATCGAACACTGCAGAGCTTCATCAGATTACTCAAGAGTTCCATGCGGCATTTATTCACCTGAATAAGGCAAGAACAGATGTCGGTGCTCGCCTGAGTACACTGGATATCCAAGAAGAACAGCATGACGACTTCAAAATGACCTTGGCGAAGTCCAAGAGTAACTTTGAAGACCTTGACTATGCCGATGCGATTATAGAGTTCAATGAAAACTCGCGAGCGCTCCAAGCTTCTCAACAAGCCTTTGGCAAAACGAAAGATTTAACACTGTTTAACTATATCTAA
- a CDS encoding flagellin, protein MTITVNTNVSAMTAQRYLNKATGDLNTSMERLSSGQKINSAKDDAAGLQISNRLTAQSRGLDVAMRNANDGISIAQTAEGAMNESTLILQRIRDLSLQSANGTNSASERQALNEEVEALQDELNRIAETTSFGGRKLLNGSFGEASFQIGASSGEAIIMGLTSIRADDFRMGGQSFIAEQPKNKDWGVSPTAKDLKFEFTTKDGEAITLDIIAKDGDDIEELATYINGQTDKLKASVDEEGKLQIFAAEPNLEGNLNISGGLATELGLNGGPGLNTTVQNIDVNTVGGAQNAVGIVDAALRYVDSQRADLGAKQNRLSHSINNLANIQENVEASNSRIRDTDFAKETTAMTKAQILQQAGTSILAQAKQLPNSAMSLLQ, encoded by the coding sequence ATGACCATTACTGTAAATACTAACGTTTCGGCAATGACTGCCCAACGTTACCTGAATAAGGCCACAGGTGATCTCAACACCTCGATGGAAAGGTTATCTTCAGGTCAGAAAATCAATAGTGCAAAAGATGATGCTGCGGGTCTTCAGATCTCAAATCGCTTAACAGCACAATCACGTGGTCTGGATGTTGCCATGCGAAATGCTAACGATGGTATCTCTATTGCTCAGACCGCTGAAGGTGCAATGAACGAATCTACGTTAATCCTACAGCGTATACGTGATCTATCGTTGCAGTCAGCAAATGGGACAAACTCTGCGTCAGAGCGTCAGGCTCTTAATGAAGAAGTCGAGGCGCTACAAGATGAATTGAACCGTATTGCGGAGACGACTTCGTTTGGTGGTCGTAAACTGCTCAACGGTTCGTTTGGTGAAGCGTCGTTCCAGATAGGTGCCAGTTCAGGTGAAGCGATTATCATGGGCCTCACCAGCATTCGTGCGGATGATTTCCGTATGGGTGGTCAGTCATTTATTGCCGAACAGCCAAAGAACAAAGACTGGGGTGTTTCACCAACGGCGAAGGACCTCAAGTTTGAGTTCACGACAAAAGACGGTGAAGCCATCACGTTAGATATCATTGCAAAAGATGGCGATGATATAGAAGAGCTAGCGACGTATATCAATGGTCAGACAGATAAATTGAAAGCGTCTGTGGATGAAGAAGGTAAACTGCAAATTTTTGCCGCAGAGCCGAATCTGGAGGGTAACCTGAATATATCCGGTGGTCTTGCTACAGAGCTGGGCTTAAATGGTGGCCCAGGCCTGAACACAACCGTTCAAAACATTGATGTAAACACCGTTGGTGGTGCACAAAATGCGGTTGGTATTGTGGATGCTGCTCTGCGATACGTTGATTCACAACGTGCTGACTTAGGCGCGAAACAAAACCGATTAAGCCACAGTATTAACAACTTGGCGAATATCCAAGAAAACGTAGAAGCATCGAACAGTCGAATCCGAGATACGGACTTCGCGAAAGAAACGACTGCGATGACGAAAGCACAAATTCTGCAACAGGCTGGTACTTCTATTCTAGCCCAAGCAAAACAGTTGCCAAACTCTGCAATGTCTTTATTGCAGTAG